One window from the genome of Chloroflexota bacterium encodes:
- a CDS encoding hemolysin family protein, whose product MESVNRLYLILFLISLGASAFFCSAETAFIGVQKLRLKHLIHTNHPKAGIVARIVEQPEKFLSTVLLCINFFETAVATLGTVIAISLWGENLGAAIATIVVTILTLVFAELIPKSLAARYGEKIALLYAVPIEFISTILYPFVYVLNRIGIGFTKLAGESAEPRPTISQEEFRTAITIGEAEGVWEEDEAEMLHKVFKFGDRLVREVMVPRTEIKGIPATSNLAEFLQLFAESRHSRFPIFEENLDTIVGVLAIKDVLLNLATKCNPVETPVTALSRPVMFVPETKQVGDLFYEMQNQQSQMAIVIDEYGGTAGLVTIENLVEEIVGELHDELTITPPAVQVIDEQTLSIEAQMTIEEVNELLNITIPSGDYETLAGFLLSELGHIPKIGEHIDFNGFTMRIAEMDGVRIKRVEVRCP is encoded by the coding sequence ATGGAAAGCGTTAACAGATTATATTTAATTCTGTTTCTAATTTCCCTTGGGGCATCGGCCTTCTTCTGTAGCGCTGAGACGGCTTTCATTGGCGTGCAGAAGCTTCGTCTCAAGCACCTCATACACACCAATCACCCTAAAGCTGGAATAGTGGCTAGGATTGTGGAGCAGCCGGAGAAGTTCCTGTCTACTGTCCTTCTGTGTATTAATTTCTTTGAGACAGCCGTCGCTACCCTAGGCACCGTAATCGCTATATCTCTGTGGGGTGAGAACTTAGGCGCAGCTATAGCCACTATTGTCGTCACAATACTAACCTTGGTTTTTGCCGAGCTCATTCCCAAAAGCTTAGCCGCCCGCTATGGGGAGAAAATAGCTTTGCTCTATGCCGTACCCATAGAATTTATCTCGACCATCCTTTATCCATTCGTCTACGTTCTGAACCGCATTGGTATAGGATTTACCAAACTGGCTGGGGAAAGTGCTGAACCAAGGCCAACGATTAGCCAGGAGGAGTTTCGCACAGCTATTACCATAGGGGAGGCTGAAGGCGTGTGGGAGGAGGATGAGGCTGAGATGCTGCACAAAGTGTTCAAATTCGGCGATCGGCTTGTCCGCGAGGTGATGGTCCCGCGGACGGAGATCAAGGGGATACCTGCAACGAGCAACCTGGCTGAGTTCCTCCAGCTGTTCGCCGAGTCGAGACATAGTCGATTCCCTATATTTGAGGAAAACCTCGATACGATTGTGGGTGTGCTAGCGATTAAGGATGTTCTTCTTAATTTGGCAACGAAGTGTAACCCAGTGGAAACCCCGGTTACAGCGTTGTCTCGCCCGGTCATGTTTGTCCCAGAGACGAAACAGGTAGGCGATCTCTTTTATGAGATGCAGAATCAGCAGTCTCAAATGGCTATCGTCATCGATGAGTATGGAGGAACTGCTGGATTGGTGACCATAGAGAATCTAGTTGAGGAGATAGTTGGCGAGCTACACGATGAATTGACTATAACACCGCCAGCGGTCCAAGTCATCGATGAACAGACATTATCTATAGAAGCGCAAATGACTATTGAGGAGGTCAATGAATTACTGAATATCACCATACCTAGCGGCGATTACGAGACCCTGGCTGGATTCCTCCTGAGTGAGCTCGGTCACATTCCTAAGATAGGTGAACACATCGACTTTAACGGCTTCACGATGAGGATAGCCGAAATGGATGGGGTGCGGATTAAGCGGGTTGAGGTCAGATGTCCCTGA
- a CDS encoding ribose-phosphate pyrophosphokinase, giving the protein MFGKLSIFSGNANPDLAKAICQHIGVPLGNADVFEFSNENIFVKINDVVREQDVFVIQPTCSPVNQSIMELLIMIDALKRASAARITAVVPYYGYSRTDKKDQPRVPITARLIADLITVAGANRLLTMDLHAGQIQGFFSIPVDELTAFFTFVRYFMEKPLEDVIIVSPDLGSAKRGRNFAERLNAPLAVIEKRRLGNQSRSEILNIIGDVAHKRAVIIDDEVDTAGSLMDAEKVLLEAGALEIYACCTHAVLSGPAIENLRSSTIKELVTTDTIPLQPHKCLDKIRVLSVAPLFAETIQRIHGGGSVGELFHL; this is encoded by the coding sequence GTGTTTGGAAAGCTAAGTATCTTTAGCGGTAATGCTAACCCTGATTTGGCCAAGGCAATTTGTCAACATATTGGGGTACCGTTGGGTAATGCCGATGTCTTCGAGTTCTCCAATGAGAATATCTTCGTGAAGATCAACGATGTCGTGCGAGAACAAGACGTCTTTGTCATCCAACCAACCTGCTCACCAGTGAACCAGAGCATAATGGAATTATTAATTATGATCGATGCCTTAAAGCGAGCCTCTGCGGCTCGCATTACGGCCGTCGTTCCGTATTACGGTTATAGTCGAACGGATAAAAAAGACCAACCGCGTGTGCCGATCACAGCGCGCCTAATCGCTGACCTGATCACGGTGGCTGGAGCTAATCGATTGCTGACAATGGACCTACACGCTGGACAGATTCAAGGCTTCTTTAGTATTCCCGTAGATGAGCTTACAGCCTTTTTCACCTTCGTTCGATATTTTATGGAAAAGCCACTAGAAGATGTCATCATTGTCTCACCTGATCTCGGCAGTGCCAAAAGAGGACGTAATTTCGCCGAGAGGCTCAACGCTCCCTTAGCCGTCATTGAGAAACGGCGCCTAGGAAACCAGTCAAGGAGTGAGATACTGAATATTATTGGTGATGTGGCCCATAAACGAGCGGTTATTATCGATGATGAAGTAGATACGGCCGGCTCATTGATGGACGCCGAAAAGGTCCTCCTAGAAGCCGGGGCCTTGGAGATATACGCCTGCTGCACGCACGCGGTGCTCTCTGGCCCAGCTATCGAGAACCTCCGTTCCAGTACTATTAAGGAGCTAGTTACGACGGATACTATTCCTCTTCAGCCACATAAGTGCTTAGACAAGATTCGCGTTTTATCTGTAGCCCCCTTGTTTGCCGAGACTATCCAGCGCATTCACGGCGGAGGCTCGGTGGGAGAGCTATTTCATCTGTAG
- a CDS encoding MoxR family ATPase, translating into MQEVQNVAEKVISNVEKVIVGKHQEIELTLIALICQGHVLIEDVPGVGKTVLAKAIAKSIGCTFRRIQFTPDLLPSDVTGVSVFNQKTSDFEFRPGPVIAQIVLADEINRATPKTQSALLECMEEHQITADGVTRAMPLPFLVLATQNPIEYEGTFPLPEAQLDRFLMRITLGYPSKQDEIAILDRQKVIHPLEKIGQVIEISDLLSIQEVIRRTIYVDPLVREYIVSIVSATRHHPEVYLGASPRGSLALFRTGQALATIRGRDYVIPDDIKMLAEPTLAHRLIVSPSARIKSVDSKSIIHEILDMIPVPGARIRS; encoded by the coding sequence ATGCAAGAGGTACAAAACGTCGCTGAGAAAGTGATTAGTAATGTCGAAAAGGTGATCGTAGGGAAGCACCAGGAGATAGAACTGACGCTCATTGCTTTGATCTGCCAGGGACATGTATTGATCGAAGATGTTCCAGGCGTGGGTAAGACTGTCTTGGCCAAGGCTATCGCTAAGTCCATCGGTTGTACCTTCCGACGGATCCAATTTACGCCAGACCTGCTCCCCAGCGATGTCACCGGCGTATCGGTCTTCAACCAAAAGACCTCTGATTTTGAATTCCGACCCGGCCCAGTGATAGCCCAAATTGTGTTGGCTGACGAAATCAATCGGGCCACACCTAAGACACAATCCGCCCTTCTCGAATGCATGGAGGAACATCAAATAACGGCAGATGGAGTCACCCGGGCTATGCCCTTACCTTTTCTCGTCCTGGCAACGCAGAACCCGATCGAGTATGAAGGCACATTTCCTCTACCGGAGGCGCAGCTCGATCGCTTCTTGATGCGTATCACCTTGGGATATCCTTCTAAACAAGATGAGATCGCCATTTTAGATCGACAGAAGGTTATCCATCCCTTGGAAAAGATAGGGCAGGTTATCGAGATCTCTGATCTGCTGAGTATTCAAGAAGTCATTCGTCGCACCATCTATGTTGATCCCCTGGTTCGCGAATATATCGTTTCCATCGTTTCGGCGACCAGGCACCATCCAGAGGTATACCTTGGAGCCAGTCCCCGCGGTTCGTTAGCCCTGTTCCGCACTGGGCAGGCGCTGGCCACCATACGCGGGCGTGACTACGTTATTCCGGATGATATCAAGATGTTAGCTGAGCCGACCCTGGCGCATCGCTTGATCGTCAGCCCCTCAGCCAGGATAAAGAGTGTAGATTCAAAGTCCATCATCCATGAGATTCTGGATATGATTCCTGTGCCTGGGGCCCGCATCCGTTCCTGA
- the secA gene encoding preprotein translocase subunit SecA has product MFKWLTKLAGDASERELHKLEPVVQQINALESEFKRLSDEELRDKTTTLRGRYLAGESLDSLLPEAFAAVREASRRTTRMRHFDVQLIGGIVLHQGKIAEMKTGEGKTLVATLPLYLNALPGEGAHLVTVNDYLAKRDTQWMGPIYHLLGLSVGVIQHESAFLYDPTYIASDPRLHHLRPVERREAYLADITYGTNNEFGFDYLRDNMVLDLSQCVQRQLNYAIVDEVDNILIDEARTPLIISGQAEESTDKYYLFARLVPRLQREIDLTIDEKIKVVMLTEEGIAKVERWLGLKNLYDPQNYELTHYLEQALKAQFIFKRDRDYVLVKDGRVIDHHDRDAEVVIVDEFTGRLMFGRRFSEGLHQAIEAKENVRIQRESQTFATITFQNYFRVYEKLAGMTGTAATEQEEFHKIYGLEVIVVPTNKPMIRVDNPDQVYKSEEAKFHAVVNEIEELYNLSRPVLVGTVSIEKSEYLSQLLSHKGIPHQVLNAKHHEKEAAIIAQAGHSKTVTIATNMAGRGVDILLGGNPAGIAADILRRQGRDIHTASPEEMAAAQEEAERICALDREKVLQLSGLHIIGTERHEARRIDNQLRGRSGRQGDPGSSRFYVSLEDELMRRFGGSNIAGLMDRFGLQDDVPIEHHLVSKAIENAQTKVEGYNFDIRKHVVEYDDVMNKQREVIYGDRRKILSQSDSKPLVQRMIAAEIEQLADTYVRNTHPDEQDVQALVTAVGSIFPLPASFDPTHLESLSPDRVEQILQEMAIQAYDKKEQQIGSETARQLERLVVLHVIDHLWVQHLTAIEDLREGIGLRAYGQRDPLVEYKAEAHRMFQDLLANIQRDIVHTIYHVTLQKEAPRPSMRSNREEISSQREPVRAGHKIGRNDPCPCGSGKKYKKCHGR; this is encoded by the coding sequence ATGTTCAAATGGCTGACTAAATTGGCTGGAGATGCCAGCGAAAGGGAACTCCATAAGCTCGAACCTGTCGTCCAGCAGATTAATGCTTTAGAAAGCGAGTTCAAGCGTCTCTCCGATGAGGAGTTACGGGATAAGACGACCACCCTGCGGGGACGCTACTTGGCCGGGGAATCATTAGATAGCCTGCTGCCTGAAGCCTTCGCTGCGGTGCGCGAGGCTTCCCGTCGCACTACCAGAATGCGGCACTTCGATGTACAGCTTATCGGTGGGATTGTTCTTCATCAAGGCAAAATCGCTGAAATGAAAACTGGCGAAGGCAAGACACTCGTAGCCACCTTGCCCCTCTATTTGAATGCCCTGCCTGGCGAGGGGGCTCATTTGGTGACTGTTAACGACTACTTAGCCAAACGGGATACGCAATGGATGGGGCCCATCTACCATCTGCTCGGGTTAAGTGTCGGTGTGATTCAGCACGAAAGTGCTTTCCTTTATGACCCCACTTATATAGCCAGCGATCCCCGTCTCCATCACCTGCGGCCGGTTGAGAGGCGTGAGGCTTACCTGGCTGATATCACCTATGGTACCAATAATGAGTTCGGCTTCGATTACCTGCGTGACAATATGGTCCTCGATCTCAGCCAATGTGTTCAGCGCCAGCTGAATTATGCAATAGTCGATGAGGTTGACAATATACTTATCGATGAGGCCCGCACACCCTTAATCATTTCCGGTCAGGCTGAGGAATCAACCGATAAGTATTACCTTTTTGCCCGCCTCGTGCCTCGCTTACAACGGGAGATAGACCTCACCATCGATGAGAAGATCAAGGTTGTAATGCTTACAGAGGAGGGAATCGCCAAGGTAGAACGATGGCTCGGCCTCAAGAACCTTTACGACCCTCAAAATTATGAGCTCACACACTATCTGGAACAAGCCCTTAAAGCTCAGTTCATCTTTAAGCGTGATCGCGACTATGTGCTAGTGAAAGATGGACGTGTCATTGATCACCATGACCGTGACGCAGAGGTAGTAATTGTAGATGAGTTCACCGGACGATTGATGTTTGGTCGCCGCTTCAGCGAGGGGCTGCATCAGGCTATCGAAGCGAAGGAGAACGTGCGTATCCAACGTGAAAGTCAAACGTTCGCTACGATCACTTTCCAGAATTATTTCCGAGTGTACGAGAAGCTGGCCGGTATGACCGGCACCGCAGCCACCGAGCAGGAGGAATTTCATAAGATATATGGACTGGAGGTGATTGTTGTTCCTACAAATAAGCCCATGATTCGGGTGGATAATCCGGATCAAGTATATAAAAGTGAGGAGGCGAAATTCCATGCTGTCGTAAATGAGATCGAAGAACTTTACAATCTCAGCCGCCCTGTTCTCGTCGGTACTGTTTCCATAGAGAAATCAGAGTACCTGAGTCAATTACTCAGCCACAAAGGCATCCCTCATCAAGTGTTAAATGCCAAGCATCATGAGAAAGAAGCTGCCATCATCGCCCAAGCTGGCCACTCTAAAACAGTGACCATCGCCACCAACATGGCCGGGCGAGGCGTAGATATCCTTTTGGGCGGTAATCCGGCTGGCATCGCGGCTGATATCCTGCGACGACAGGGACGCGATATTCATACCGCCTCTCCTGAAGAGATGGCCGCGGCGCAGGAGGAGGCAGAGCGAATCTGCGCCCTTGATCGAGAAAAAGTGCTTCAGCTTAGCGGGCTACATATCATTGGAACTGAGCGGCACGAAGCACGGCGTATCGATAATCAGCTTCGTGGCCGTTCTGGACGACAAGGCGACCCTGGTTCCTCACGGTTCTATGTGTCGTTGGAGGACGAGCTGATGCGACGCTTTGGAGGAAGTAACATTGCTGGACTCATGGATCGTTTTGGCTTGCAGGATGACGTGCCAATCGAACATCATTTGGTCTCGAAAGCAATCGAAAACGCGCAGACCAAGGTGGAGGGGTACAACTTTGATATTCGAAAACACGTGGTTGAATACGACGACGTAATGAACAAACAGCGTGAGGTCATCTACGGTGACCGGCGCAAGATCCTCAGTCAGTCTGACTCCAAGCCGCTCGTACAACGGATGATCGCCGCCGAGATTGAGCAACTGGCGGACACTTATGTTAGAAATACCCATCCTGATGAACAGGATGTCCAAGCCCTTGTAACTGCTGTGGGAAGTATCTTCCCCTTGCCAGCTTCCTTTGACCCTACCCACCTAGAATCGCTCAGCCCGGATAGGGTAGAGCAGATTTTACAAGAAATGGCTATTCAAGCCTATGATAAGAAAGAACAACAAATTGGCAGTGAGACGGCGCGTCAACTGGAACGTCTCGTCGTGTTGCACGTCATTGATCACCTCTGGGTACAGCATCTCACAGCTATCGAAGACTTGCGAGAGGGCATAGGTCTGCGTGCTTATGGACAACGAGACCCTCTCGTTGAATATAAGGCTGAAGCTCACCGGATGTTCCAGGATCTGCTGGCCAATATCCAACGGGATATAGTTCATACCATTTATCACGTTACCTTGCAAAAAGAAGCCCCACGGCCATCGATGCGAAGCAATCGAGAGGAAATAAGTAGTCAACGTGAGCCGGTCAGGGCCGGGCATAAGATTGGACGCAACGATCCCTGTCCATGCGGCAGTGGCAAGAAATACAAGAAATGCCACGGACGTTAG